The following coding sequences are from one Capsicum annuum cultivar UCD-10X-F1 chromosome 3, UCD10Xv1.1, whole genome shotgun sequence window:
- the LOC124896712 gene encoding uncharacterized protein LOC124896712 has protein sequence MAKMMMQLNILTKHVMGAPTKMMNVVASKACDDEEAKKLDVEIRGSEKEPIVIDEKVDEDNEPRSDEFSNIQIPPLFLQRLKKKEESDKLNKFMAKLRNLSVNIPYLEVIQENLRYAKLMKKLMTKKKLIEGDTIEATDGCSAIMYSEIAEKKEDPKPFTIPCTIEIHMFEKDFYDLCESINLIPFVIYRRLGLGNPTPMSIRLLMEDRPIKNSVGILFDILVKGDRFILPAYFVVLNYEMGQEVPIVLSRPFLATERALVNLDLGK, from the exons ATGGCAAAAATGATGATGCAATTGAATATTTTAACTAagcatgtgatgggtgcacccacTAAAATGATGAATGTCGTGGCATCCAAGGCATGTGATGATGAAGAAGCCAAGAAGCTTGATGTGGAGATTAG AGGGAGTGAGAAAGAACCGATTGTGATTGATGAAAAGGTGGATGAAGATAATGAGCCACGAAGTGATGAATTTTCCAATATCCAAATTCCCCCTCTGTTTCTGCAAAGgcttaagaagaaagaagagagtGACAAGCTCAATAAATTCATGGCTAAGCTTAGAAACCTCTCTGTCAATATCCCGTATCTTGAGGTGATCCAAGAAAATTTGCGGTATGCTAAgcttatgaaaaaattaatgacGAAGAAGAAGCTCATTGAAGGTGATACCATTGAAGCCACCGatgggtgtagtgctatcatgtATAGCGAAATAGCAGAAAAGAAAGAAGACCCCAAGCCATTTACAATTCCATGCACCATCGAGATACATATGTTTGAAAAAGATTTTTATGACCTTTGTGAAAGTATAAATCTCATTCCCTTTGTAATATATCGAAGGCTTGGATTGGGTAACCCTACTCCAATGTCGATAAGGCTTTTGATGGAGGACCGGCCTATCAAGAATTCGGTTGGTATTTTGTTCGACATATTAGTGAAAGGGGATAGATTCATCCTTCCGGCATATTTTGTGGTGCTCAATTATGAGATGGGTCAAGAGGTGCCTATTGTCCTTAGTAGACCTTTCCTTGCTACCGAAAGAGCCCTTGTCAATTTGGATCTTGGGAAATGA